Proteins encoded by one window of Planktothrix tepida PCC 9214:
- the coaE gene encoding dephospho-CoA kinase (Dephospho-CoA kinase (CoaE) performs the final step in coenzyme A biosynthesis.): MRLIGLTGGIGTGKTTVSNYLANTYQLPIWDADLYAREAVKPGSPILQSIIQRYGNDILLFDGNLNRQRLASLIFSDSSARTWVEQQIHPFVRHCFVNNIQQLNAKILQNPDRNTPQYADGVLVIPLLFESKMTDLVTEIWVVYSPPEQQYSRLIQREKMISNRILTFEEAQARIQSQMSLEEKCQQADVILYNSSTPEELFKQVDAALQG; encoded by the coding sequence ATGCGTTTAATTGGTCTGACCGGAGGGATAGGAACTGGTAAAACGACTGTATCCAACTATCTTGCTAACACTTACCAACTCCCCATTTGGGATGCGGATTTATATGCTAGGGAAGCAGTGAAACCCGGTTCACCCATTCTCCAGTCAATTATTCAGCGTTATGGGAACGATATTTTACTTTTTGATGGTAACTTAAACCGCCAACGATTAGCCAGTCTGATTTTTTCAGACTCATCAGCAAGAACCTGGGTAGAACAACAGATTCATCCCTTTGTTCGCCATTGTTTTGTTAACAATATTCAACAATTAAACGCGAAAATTCTCCAAAATCCTGATAGGAACACCCCCCAATATGCGGATGGAGTGTTAGTCATTCCGTTATTATTTGAATCCAAAATGACGGATTTAGTGACTGAAATTTGGGTGGTTTATTCTCCTCCCGAACAACAATATTCTCGGTTGATCCAACGAGAAAAAATGATTTCTAATCGAATTTTAACTTTTGAAGAAGCTCAAGCTCGAATTCAAAGTCAAATGTCATTAGAAGAAAAGTGTCAGCAGGCGGACGTAATTTTATATAATTCTTCAACTCCAGAGGAACTTTTTAAACAAGTAGATGCAGCACTCCAAGGTTAA
- a CDS encoding adenylate/guanylate cyclase domain-containing protein: MMYINQIHTSASQIRLEKLIKERLNPDADTEKIDAQIWDLFGEVWAIMFTDLCGFSRGVEKFGIIHFLQLIYESERLFVPCIDEHNGILIKSEGDSLMIIFRWVNKAIDCAITMQKAAQAYNQDKTDEEKILLSIGLGYGRILKIGDADIFGAEVNAASKLGEDIGKAWEILATVAVTEQIKKRSDLQLELLSTSIPGTSQAFKIIYQL, encoded by the coding sequence ATGATGTATATTAATCAAATTCATACCAGTGCTTCTCAAATTCGATTGGAAAAATTAATCAAGGAACGTTTAAACCCTGATGCTGATACCGAAAAAATTGATGCTCAGATCTGGGATTTATTTGGAGAAGTTTGGGCAATCATGTTTACGGATTTATGCGGGTTTTCACGAGGGGTTGAAAAATTTGGAATCATTCACTTTTTACAACTCATTTATGAGTCTGAACGATTATTTGTTCCTTGTATTGATGAACATAATGGAATTTTAATCAAATCTGAAGGAGATAGTTTAATGATTATTTTTCGCTGGGTTAATAAAGCCATAGATTGTGCGATCACTATGCAAAAAGCAGCCCAAGCTTATAATCAAGATAAAACCGATGAAGAAAAAATTCTATTATCCATTGGATTAGGCTATGGGAGAATCTTAAAAATTGGCGATGCTGATATTTTCGGGGCTGAAGTTAATGCGGCGAGTAAATTGGGAGAAGATATCGGAAAAGCTTGGGAAATTTTAGCCACCGTAGCCGTTACTGAACAAATCAAAAAACGTTCGGATCTTCAACTCGAACTCCTCTCAACCAGTATCCCTGGTACATCACAAGCCTTTAAAATTATTTATCAATTGTAA
- the psb28 gene encoding photosystem II reaction center protein Psb28: protein MTTSVQFIDGLDEEISGISLRKLKHSQTKIVVLVFEHLQAIERLRAYRKQITNLWLRDEEGQIKVTPSGVKFFFAENEDLSKVECTFEVDSEEVFERVMRFLHRYADENEFQFQST from the coding sequence ATGACAACCTCTGTACAATTTATTGATGGATTAGATGAAGAAATTAGTGGGATTAGTTTGCGGAAACTCAAACATTCCCAGACCAAAATCGTTGTCTTGGTATTTGAGCACCTTCAAGCCATAGAACGATTAAGAGCCTATCGCAAGCAAATCACGAATTTGTGGCTTCGGGATGAAGAAGGACAAATTAAAGTCACCCCCAGTGGCGTTAAATTCTTTTTTGCTGAGAATGAGGATCTATCTAAAGTTGAATGTACCTTTGAAGTAGACTCAGAGGAAGTATTTGAACGAGTCATGCGGTTTTTACACCGTTATGCAGATGAAAATGAATTTCAATTTCAGTCTACTTAA
- a CDS encoding ureidoglycolate lyase, translating to MRELIKIQQLSAEWITPEQFKPYGQVISASADDKLYNEEDAQLNLNNGIPRFYIMRVQQKGLKFHHITRHSQCTQCLGSLEGKDWFMAVCPPSKHDQPSLKDLVAFHIPGNCFIKLEVGTWHAGPYFTHETVDFYNLELIDTNLVDHFTHSFAKSHYLEFEIVESK from the coding sequence ATGCGCGAATTAATCAAAATTCAACAGTTATCTGCTGAATGGATTACTCCTGAACAATTTAAACCCTATGGACAAGTCATTTCAGCCTCGGCTGATGATAAATTATATAACGAGGAGGATGCCCAACTCAATTTAAACAACGGTATCCCTCGTTTTTATATTATGCGGGTTCAACAAAAAGGTTTAAAATTTCATCACATTACTCGCCACAGTCAATGTACTCAATGTTTAGGATCATTAGAAGGAAAAGATTGGTTTATGGCTGTTTGTCCTCCCTCTAAACATGATCAACCCTCCTTAAAGGATTTAGTCGCGTTTCATATTCCAGGCAATTGTTTTATTAAATTAGAAGTCGGAACGTGGCACGCAGGGCCGTATTTTACCCATGAAACAGTTGATTTTTATAACTTAGAATTAATCGATACTAATCTTGTTGATCACTTTACCCACAGTTTTGCTAAAAGTCATTACTTAGAATTTGAAATTGTAGAGAGTAAGTAA
- a CDS encoding T3SS (YopN, CesT) and YbjN peptide-binding chaperone 1, which translates to MQFQTAMHEACYNKVATWMRELYGKFPCAREDVPGLAMVMGSALVEVFVFPWEKDDAVINARSYVVTDVELSPDLLHFLLRENNIMRFGAFGIDEHGDIVFEHTIVGSTCDKLELEASVNAVLEIADEYDDKIVERWGGKRALDRIAS; encoded by the coding sequence ATGCAATTTCAAACCGCAATGCACGAAGCTTGTTACAACAAAGTTGCCACCTGGATGCGAGAATTATACGGCAAATTCCCGTGCGCTAGGGAAGATGTCCCTGGATTAGCAATGGTCATGGGTTCAGCATTGGTTGAGGTATTTGTGTTTCCTTGGGAAAAAGATGATGCTGTTATTAATGCCCGGTCTTATGTTGTAACCGATGTAGAACTTTCCCCAGATTTACTACATTTTCTGCTTCGAGAAAATAACATTATGAGATTCGGGGCTTTTGGAATTGATGAACACGGAGACATTGTTTTTGAACATACCATTGTTGGCTCAACTTGTGATAAACTGGAGTTAGAAGCTTCTGTGAATGCGGTGTTAGAAATTGCCGATGAATATGATGATAAAATCGTAGAACGTTGGGGAGGAAAAAGAGCATTAGATCGCATAGCAAGTTAA
- a CDS encoding C1 family peptidase: MSIQNPISKNIKKDFQDKIRLKLENHQEAQTLEIKNQSSNDPLPNDIIAIIDPLIQLVIKQISEIGIHGQLNYEQAIPHVIELINSFLAEPLLDEDPENHPQQPQFLDNYDMNTKFFLEFLRGRKERAGEIDVMLIYKSLSTIERKRLNYSIFITLDKIEWMIDKIEAKTSEGEKNKWDNLKAKIKDIKTKALSDFSNGKNKNSRDRSNQDENQFDFFPKKNQTTILKKCPDGEPNQLSDQDHQLSVPLLTEFKNSIDKYEQSYTSVYFCLPEFVDLSYWCSPVRNQEPLSSCTACSAIALVEYFQNKIYGEYTNASVLFLYKVTRKLMHRQGDVGASIRETMKAMVLFGIPPEEYWPYEPSKIDEEPSGFCYSYGQIYQTIKYFRLDTPGLPATHLLAQIKMTLVAGLPSMFGLTIYSSIYEEANYKKGYIPIPHSKDNVQGGHAVVAVGYDDTKIIGTSVGALLIRNSWGTNWGEQGYGWLPYDYILKGLTSDWWSLIKAEWFETKNFGLGLDDWKHNDTSSPGDENRGNSSSTTPPPTPPPKPTR; the protein is encoded by the coding sequence TTGAGTATTCAAAACCCTATTTCTAAAAACATCAAAAAAGATTTTCAAGATAAAATTCGACTCAAACTTGAAAATCATCAAGAAGCTCAAACTTTAGAAATAAAAAATCAATCGAGTAATGATCCGCTTCCTAACGATATTATTGCTATTATTGATCCATTGATCCAGTTGGTAATCAAACAAATTTCGGAAATTGGCATTCATGGTCAATTAAATTATGAACAAGCGATACCCCACGTTATAGAGTTAATAAATAGTTTTTTGGCTGAACCACTTTTAGATGAAGATCCAGAAAATCACCCTCAACAACCCCAATTTTTAGATAATTATGATATGAATACAAAATTTTTTCTTGAATTTCTGCGAGGAAGAAAAGAACGTGCGGGTGAGATCGATGTGATGTTAATTTATAAATCTCTGTCTACAATAGAAAGAAAAAGGTTAAATTATTCAATTTTCATAACTCTTGATAAAATTGAATGGATGATTGATAAGATAGAAGCCAAAACTTCAGAAGGAGAGAAGAATAAGTGGGATAATTTAAAAGCAAAAATAAAAGACATTAAAACCAAAGCTCTATCTGATTTCTCAAATGGAAAAAATAAAAATTCAAGAGATAGATCAAATCAAGATGAAAATCAGTTTGATTTTTTTCCCAAGAAAAATCAAACTACAATTCTGAAAAAATGTCCTGATGGAGAGCCTAATCAATTATCAGATCAAGATCATCAATTATCAGTTCCATTACTTACTGAATTTAAAAACAGTATCGACAAGTATGAACAATCTTACACATCCGTTTATTTCTGTTTACCTGAGTTTGTTGATTTAAGCTATTGGTGTTCTCCCGTTAGAAATCAAGAACCTTTAAGCTCATGTACAGCCTGTTCCGCCATTGCTTTAGTCGAATATTTTCAGAACAAAATTTATGGCGAATATACCAATGCTTCAGTCCTTTTTTTGTATAAAGTAACGCGAAAACTCATGCACCGTCAAGGAGATGTGGGTGCATCCATTCGGGAAACAATGAAAGCAATGGTCTTATTTGGAATTCCACCGGAAGAATATTGGCCTTATGAACCAAGTAAAATTGATGAAGAACCGAGTGGTTTTTGTTACTCCTATGGTCAGATTTATCAGACAATTAAATATTTCAGGCTCGACACTCCGGGTCTTCCTGCAACCCATTTATTGGCTCAAATTAAAATGACTTTAGTGGCTGGTCTTCCTTCTATGTTTGGGTTAACGATTTACAGTTCCATTTATGAAGAGGCTAACTACAAAAAAGGTTATATTCCCATACCTCACTCAAAAGATAATGTGCAAGGGGGTCATGCTGTTGTAGCAGTTGGCTATGATGATACTAAAATTATTGGAACCTCAGTCGGTGCGCTGCTGATCAGAAATTCTTGGGGGACTAATTGGGGTGAACAGGGTTATGGTTGGTTACCTTATGATTATATTCTTAAGGGATTAACATCAGATTGGTGGTCTTTGATAAAAGCAGAGTGGTTTGAAACTAAGAATTTTGGTTTGGGGCTTGATGATTGGAAGCATAATGATACCAGCAGCCCTGGTGATGAGAACAGAGGAAACAGTTCGTCAACAACACCACCACCAACACCACCACCAAAACCAACACGTTAG
- a CDS encoding peptidoglycan-binding domain-containing protein, which translates to MPLNQNSLGWLPDYPDQRDLKLSDLNKNIIKDQSQNSEYTASQILELAELIKKIVSNTDQKGKTSLDERLESIIQKNRDEICFLTVQKENKYFLYRGIKNAKVKEIQGKLFSILDKCCSYLDPESSTEIKKDLEKLKLENGYFGEVTHKLIIKFKAIWEIPNKDSILDVDDETKANQEEEFYQYDSKVTIYKVLNTIHNRIKNKKEIENYEEICRNCQEEKDTNDFPEIKIGDYGKIVNLIKNKLEELGYGIFFSEDEKCSSFFGFKTDLIVEFFQGINGLQADGIVGPSTWRKLCQKNNKVINISQVNDIKNLKAFSIIYIQKRLRNDFRKEEIKINGIFDEVTEKVIDEITVSKSEEQSQLLTIQEFLRQIIEKAED; encoded by the coding sequence ATGCCCTTAAACCAGAATTCATTAGGCTGGTTACCCGACTATCCTGACCAGAGAGATCTGAAACTAAGTGATCTGAACAAAAATATCATCAAAGATCAGTCTCAGAATTCAGAATATACAGCATCACAAATTCTTGAATTAGCCGAATTAATTAAAAAAATAGTCTCCAACACTGATCAAAAGGGAAAAACATCTTTAGATGAAAGGCTGGAAAGTATAATTCAAAAAAACCGGGATGAAATTTGTTTTTTAACAGTACAAAAAGAAAATAAATATTTTTTATACAGAGGAATTAAGAATGCAAAAGTTAAAGAAATTCAAGGCAAATTGTTTTCTATTTTGGACAAGTGTTGTTCATATTTAGACCCAGAGTCAAGTACAGAGATTAAAAAGGATTTAGAAAAGTTAAAATTAGAAAATGGTTATTTTGGAGAAGTTACACATAAACTCATAATTAAATTCAAAGCTATATGGGAGATTCCTAACAAAGATAGCATTTTAGATGTAGATGATGAGACTAAAGCCAACCAAGAAGAAGAATTTTATCAATACGATTCTAAGGTCACTATTTATAAAGTTTTAAACACAATTCATAATAGAATTAAGAATAAAAAAGAAATTGAAAATTATGAAGAAATTTGTAGAAATTGTCAAGAAGAAAAAGATACTAACGATTTTCCAGAAATCAAGATAGGAGATTATGGGAAGATAGTAAATCTTATTAAAAATAAATTAGAAGAACTAGGATATGGGATATTCTTTTCAGAAGATGAAAAATGTAGCTCCTTTTTTGGCTTTAAGACAGATTTAATTGTTGAATTTTTTCAAGGGATTAATGGTTTACAAGCTGATGGTATAGTTGGGCCTTCTACTTGGCGAAAGTTATGCCAAAAAAATAATAAGGTAATAAATATATCACAAGTAAACGATATCAAGAATCTTAAAGCCTTTTCAATCATTTATATACAAAAAAGACTCAGGAATGATTTTAGAAAAGAAGAGATTAAAATCAACGGAATCTTCGATGAGGTTACTGAAAAAGTCATCGATGAAATCACTGTAAGTAAATCTGAGGAACAATCACAACTTTTAACTATTCAAGAATTTTTAAGACAGATTATTGAGAAGGCTGAAGATTAA